One window of Quercus robur chromosome 5, dhQueRobu3.1, whole genome shotgun sequence genomic DNA carries:
- the LOC126725455 gene encoding uncharacterized protein LOC126725455 has translation MLSAKSESDITSLAPSSPSRSPKRPVYYVQSPSRDSHDGDKSSSMQATPIYNNSPMESPSHPSFGRHSRNSSASRFSGIFRSSSGRKGSRKRNDKGWPECNVIMEEGAYDDLQDKAFTRRCQAMIALFSFVLLFTTFCLIIWGASRPFKAEITMKSLAVNNLYIGEGSDSTGVVTKMLTVNGSLRMNIYNPATLFGIHVSSNPVSLIYSEITVASGQLKKYYQPRKSHRTVSVNLEGTKVPLYGAGSSLSVSSNDRVVPLTLKFQIRTRGDVVGKLVRVKHQKQISCPLVIDRSSTKPIKFKKNSCTFE, from the exons ATGCTTTCGGCAAAATCTGAGTCTGATATCACTAGCTTAGCTCCATCATCACCTTCAAGGTCTCCCAAGCGCCCTGTATATTATGTACAGAGCCCTTCAAGGGACTCCCACGATGGAGACAAGTCGTCTTCAATGCAGGCCACTCCAATCTACAACAACAGCCCAATGGAGTCTCCTTCACACCCGTCTTTCGGGCGCCACTCGAGGAACTCCTCTGCCAGCCGTTTCTCGGGGATTTTCCGGTCATCTTCGGGGAGGAAAGGAAGTAGGAAAAGGAATGACAAGGGTTGGCCTGAGTGTAATGTGATTATGGAGGAAGGTGCTTATGATGATCTACAGGATAAGGCGTTTACAAGGCGGTGCCAGGCTATGATTGCTCTGTTTAGCTTTGTGCTATTGTTCACCACGTTTTGCTTGATTATATGGGGAGCTAGCCGGCCTTTCAAAGCAGAGATTACAATGAAG AGCTTGGCAGTAAATAACTTGTATATTGGAGAGGGTTCAGACTCCACTGGGGTAGTAACAAAGATGCTGACAGTGAATGGCTCATTGAGGATGAATATATACAATCCTGCCACATTGTTTGGCATTCATGTTAGCTCTAACCCTGTCAGTCTCATATATTCAGAGATTACTGTTGCAAGTGGTCAG TTGAAGAAATATTATCAGCCAAGAAAAAGTCATCGTACTGTATCAGTTAACTTGGAAGGAACTAAGGTTCCCCTGTATGGGGCTGGATCAAGTTTGTCAGTTTCTTCAAATGATCGTGTAGTTCCATTGacattgaaatttcaaatccGGACTCGAGGAGATGTGGTGGGGAAGCTGGTGAGAGTAAAGCACCAAAAGCAAATATCTTGCCCTTTGGTCATCGACCGCAGTAGCACCAAACCAATCAAGTTCAAAAAGAATTCATGCACATTTGAGTAA